A genomic region of Pseudomonas sp. KU43P contains the following coding sequences:
- the tssH gene encoding type VI secretion system ATPase TssH translates to MNLKSLFAKLNETSRTATESAAALCLSEHHYDVEVEHLLLQLLDNSDSDLPPILRHYDVVAERLQAQLVTALGTFKKGNTRTPALSPHITRMIEQAWVLASIEYGVGQVRSAHLLQALLDDAELRRVVIASAPELEKINADDLRLNLSALVEGSAESKLASPLASPTAAPAAAGKVGGKTPALDQYTVNLTQSAREGRIDPVLGREFEVRQMVDILTRRRQNNPILTGEAGVGKTAVVEGLALRIAQGDVPAVLKDVALHTLDLGLLQAGAGVKGEFENRLKAVIEEVKRSLHPIILFIDEAHTLIGSGGQAGQNDAANLLKPALARGELRTIAATTWAEYKKYFEKDAALARRFQVVKVEEPDEDKAIHMLRGLLGKMREHHKVAVMDEALVQAVRLSNRYITGRQLPDKAVSVLDTACARIALAQSAQPGALEDSRRQIDNLQAEIAVLDHEAGKGHDHARRLGELQAALQTEQQHEQRLSEQWQQELALVEQLKALDAANDADAERLNALRAELAQVQGDQPLVHALVDAGAIAQVISGWTGIPLGKMLRDEIDTVQRLPALLGERVLGQNHALHEIGKRIKISRARMEDPNKPIGVFLLLGPSGVGKTETALALADTLYGGERNLITINMSEYQEAHTVSSLKGSPPGYVGYGEGGVLTEAVRRKPYSVVLLDEVEKAHPDVLELFFQVFDKGVLDDGEGREINFRNTVIILTSNTGTERIMQTCLNAETLPAPETLVEDLRDELNRVFKPAFLGRLSIVPFYPVQDQVLERIVGLKLARIAKRFARNHQAELSYDDALVKAIAARCTEVDSGARNIDNILSRTLMPELAQHVLERMAQDAPIERLTIELGSDGDFAYRLA, encoded by the coding sequence GTGAACCTGAAGTCTCTGTTCGCCAAGCTCAACGAAACCAGCCGCACGGCCACCGAAAGCGCGGCGGCCCTGTGCCTGTCAGAGCACCACTACGACGTCGAGGTCGAGCACCTGCTGCTGCAGCTGCTGGACAACAGCGACAGCGACCTGCCGCCGATCCTGCGCCACTACGACGTGGTCGCCGAGCGCCTGCAGGCGCAGCTGGTCACCGCCCTGGGGACCTTCAAGAAAGGCAACACCCGCACCCCTGCGTTGTCGCCGCACATCACCCGCATGATCGAGCAGGCCTGGGTGCTGGCCTCGATCGAGTACGGCGTCGGCCAGGTACGCAGCGCGCACCTGCTGCAGGCCCTGCTGGACGACGCCGAGCTGCGCCGCGTGGTGATCGCCTCGGCGCCGGAGCTGGAAAAGATCAACGCCGACGACCTGCGCCTGAACCTCAGCGCGCTGGTCGAAGGCAGCGCCGAGTCGAAGCTCGCCAGCCCGCTGGCCAGCCCGACAGCCGCACCGGCAGCGGCGGGAAAGGTCGGCGGCAAGACCCCGGCACTGGACCAGTACACCGTCAACCTCACCCAGAGCGCCCGCGAAGGCCGTATCGACCCGGTGCTGGGCCGTGAGTTCGAGGTGCGGCAGATGGTCGACATCCTCACCCGCCGCCGCCAGAACAACCCGATCCTCACCGGCGAGGCCGGCGTCGGCAAGACCGCCGTGGTCGAAGGCCTGGCCCTGCGCATCGCCCAGGGCGACGTGCCGGCGGTGCTCAAGGACGTGGCCCTGCACACCCTGGACCTTGGCCTGCTGCAGGCCGGCGCCGGGGTCAAGGGCGAGTTCGAGAACCGCCTCAAGGCGGTGATCGAAGAGGTCAAGCGCAGCCTGCACCCGATCATCCTGTTCATCGACGAAGCCCATACCCTGATCGGCTCCGGCGGCCAGGCCGGGCAGAACGATGCCGCCAACCTGCTCAAGCCAGCCCTGGCCCGTGGCGAGCTGCGCACCATCGCCGCCACCACCTGGGCCGAATACAAGAAGTACTTCGAGAAAGACGCCGCCCTCGCCCGCCGCTTCCAGGTGGTCAAGGTCGAGGAACCTGACGAAGACAAGGCCATCCACATGCTGCGCGGCCTGCTCGGCAAGATGCGCGAACACCACAAGGTGGCGGTGATGGACGAAGCCCTGGTGCAGGCCGTGCGCCTGTCCAACCGCTACATCACCGGCCGCCAGCTGCCGGACAAGGCGGTCAGCGTGCTCGACACCGCCTGCGCGCGCATCGCCCTGGCCCAGTCGGCGCAACCCGGCGCGCTGGAAGACAGCCGCCGCCAGATCGACAACCTGCAGGCGGAAATCGCCGTGCTCGACCACGAAGCCGGCAAAGGCCACGACCACGCCCGCCGCCTGGGCGAGCTGCAGGCTGCCCTGCAGACCGAGCAGCAACACGAACAACGCCTGAGCGAGCAGTGGCAGCAAGAGCTGGCCCTGGTCGAACAGCTCAAGGCCCTGGATGCCGCCAACGACGCCGATGCCGAGCGGCTCAACGCGCTGCGCGCAGAACTTGCCCAGGTCCAAGGCGACCAGCCATTGGTACACGCGCTGGTCGATGCCGGCGCCATCGCCCAGGTCATCAGCGGCTGGACCGGCATCCCGCTGGGCAAGATGCTGCGTGACGAGATCGACACCGTGCAGCGCCTGCCGGCGCTGCTCGGCGAGCGCGTGCTCGGCCAGAACCACGCCCTGCACGAGATCGGCAAGCGCATCAAGATTTCCCGCGCGCGCATGGAAGACCCGAACAAGCCCATCGGCGTGTTCCTGCTACTCGGCCCCAGCGGCGTCGGCAAGACTGAAACCGCGCTGGCCCTGGCCGACACCCTGTACGGCGGCGAGCGCAATCTGATCACCATCAACATGTCCGAGTACCAGGAAGCCCACACCGTTTCCAGCCTCAAGGGCTCGCCGCCCGGCTACGTCGGCTACGGCGAAGGCGGCGTGCTGACCGAAGCCGTGCGCCGCAAGCCGTACAGCGTGGTGCTGCTGGACGAGGTGGAAAAGGCCCACCCCGATGTGCTCGAACTGTTCTTCCAGGTGTTCGACAAGGGCGTGCTCGATGACGGCGAAGGCCGCGAGATCAACTTCCGCAACACGGTGATCATCCTCACTTCCAACACCGGCACCGAGCGGATCATGCAGACCTGCCTCAACGCCGAGACGTTGCCGGCGCCTGAAACCCTCGTCGAAGACCTGCGCGATGAGCTCAACCGGGTGTTCAAGCCGGCCTTCCTCGGCCGCTTGAGCATCGTGCCGTTCTACCCGGTGCAGGACCAGGTGCTCGAACGCATCGTCGGCCTGAAGCTTGCGCGCATCGCCAAGCGCTTCGCCCGCAACCACCAGGCCGAGCTCAGCTACGACGACGCGCTGGTCAAGGCCATCGCCGCGCGCTGCACCGAAGTCGACAGCGGCGCGCGCAACATCGACAACATCCTGTCCCGCACCTTGATGCCGGAGCTTGCCCAGCACGTGCTCGAACGCATGGCGCAGGACGCGCCGATCGAGCGCCTGACGATCGAACTGGGCAGCGATGGCGATTTCGCCTATCGCCTGGCCTGA
- the tssG gene encoding type VI secretion system baseplate subunit TssG translates to MASTYWRSAPGLIDQARAEPHRFEFFQLVRLLRLHYSRTGRMDLATRPHEDPLRFRTQLSLAFPASEVSDLHFEREGKVSPAGLPLSEVQVTFMGLVGPSGVLPRPYTELLLERHVQYRDDAAHAFLDIFSHRMTTLFYEAWQKYKFHIEHERNGTSGFDGYLLNLVGLGPRAQTLKFEQPQPVLRRELFSYFAGLLSQKPRNALNLERMLGFYFGLPIQVRQFAGRWLNLQPEQCTQLGRKNAQLGHSAVVGNRVWDYQSNIRIELGPLALADYQRFQPGTEDYRKLVELVRFYIGAELDFEIAPRLKREAVPRAQLGRSGNVALGWLGWLKRPGRDAEPSRCAVFHIPYDGVAL, encoded by the coding sequence ATGGCCAGCACGTACTGGCGATCAGCCCCTGGTCTGATCGATCAGGCCAGAGCCGAGCCGCACCGATTCGAATTCTTCCAATTGGTGCGCCTGCTCCGCCTGCACTACAGCCGCACCGGGCGCATGGACCTGGCAACGCGGCCGCACGAAGACCCGCTGCGTTTTCGCACCCAGCTGTCGCTGGCGTTCCCCGCCAGCGAAGTCAGCGACCTGCACTTCGAGCGCGAAGGCAAGGTGTCGCCGGCCGGGCTGCCGCTGTCGGAAGTGCAGGTCACCTTCATGGGGCTGGTCGGGCCGTCCGGCGTGCTGCCGCGCCCTTATACCGAGCTGCTGCTGGAACGCCACGTGCAGTACCGCGACGATGCCGCCCATGCGTTTCTCGACATCTTCTCGCACCGCATGACCACGCTGTTCTACGAGGCGTGGCAGAAGTACAAGTTCCACATCGAGCACGAACGCAACGGCACTTCGGGCTTCGACGGCTACCTGCTCAACCTGGTGGGCTTGGGCCCGCGTGCCCAGACGCTGAAGTTCGAACAGCCACAACCGGTGCTGCGCCGCGAGCTGTTCAGCTACTTCGCCGGCCTGCTCAGCCAGAAGCCGCGCAACGCGCTGAACCTCGAACGCATGCTTGGCTTCTATTTCGGCCTGCCGATCCAGGTCAGGCAGTTCGCTGGCCGCTGGCTCAACCTGCAGCCCGAGCAGTGCACCCAGCTGGGGCGCAAGAACGCCCAGCTCGGCCACAGCGCCGTGGTCGGCAACCGGGTGTGGGACTACCAGTCGAACATCCGCATCGAACTGGGCCCGTTGGCACTGGCCGACTACCAGCGCTTCCAGCCGGGCACCGAGGACTACCGCAAGCTGGTCGAGCTGGTGCGCTTCTATATAGGTGCCGAGCTCGACTTCGAAATCGCCCCTCGCCTCAAGCGCGAAGCGGTGCCGCGTGCCCAGCTGGGCCGCAGCGGCAACGTCGCCCTGGGCTGGCTGGGCTGGCTCAAACGCCCTGGCCGCGACGCAGAACCTTCGCGTTGCGCCGTCTTCCACATTCCTTACGATGGGGTCGCCTTGTGA
- the tssF gene encoding type VI secretion system baseplate subunit TssF — translation MLDELLPYYEKELSHLRFLGQEFAAQYPKIASRLLIEGDNCEDPHTERLIEAFSFLSARVHKKLDDEFPEIVESFLEVLYPHYLRPTPSMSIAELSLGKHEKVTEAYRVARHTEMVANAVEGVVCKFRTCYPVELWPIAVQQASFAEMERSAFNGHSADLVARLRIHLEATGDAKFGQMEMDRLRFFLDGEATLMLQLYELLFNNLAKATLSFLDEGRPREVALSRDALKAVGYARDEGLVDYSERSFLGYRLLHEYFTFPDKFMFFDLSGFARILQGKAVEQVEINFYFNDYDLSERLARLTQNIGRNNFKLNCTPIINLFRQQAEPIKLTHTQHEYPVTPDIRLHNAAEVVSIDRVRRVRKLGGIDQVGTCQPFFEPRGEQDPHNSFWIARRRNQGDATAMSIRVVDRDLELIDGNSDTLSITLTCSNRDIPLMLPFGGERGDFNIPANSVITDIRCLRKPTATVRVPLGKGLIWRLIAHLSLNHLSLVSQGREVLLELLSLYNYRNVSAIRKQINGIKAISSEPTVARIGHPRPNFVRGVGITLTFDESQFTGSGVYLFGMVLDHFFGQYCSMNSFTQLSLRSQQREKRVVQWPARTGDQPLV, via the coding sequence ATGCTCGACGAACTGCTGCCCTACTACGAAAAGGAACTGTCGCACCTGCGCTTCCTCGGCCAGGAGTTCGCTGCGCAGTACCCGAAAATCGCTTCGCGGCTGCTGATCGAGGGCGACAACTGCGAGGACCCGCATACCGAGCGCCTGATCGAGGCGTTCTCGTTCCTCTCGGCGCGGGTGCATAAAAAGCTGGACGACGAGTTCCCGGAAATCGTCGAGTCGTTCCTCGAGGTGCTGTACCCGCACTACCTGCGCCCTACCCCGTCGATGTCGATCGCCGAGCTGAGCCTGGGCAAGCACGAGAAAGTCACCGAAGCCTACCGCGTGGCCCGGCACACCGAGATGGTGGCCAATGCCGTCGAAGGCGTGGTGTGCAAGTTCCGCACCTGCTACCCGGTGGAACTGTGGCCGATCGCCGTGCAGCAGGCCTCGTTCGCCGAGATGGAACGCTCGGCCTTCAACGGCCACAGCGCCGACCTGGTGGCGCGCCTGCGCATTCATCTGGAAGCCACCGGCGACGCCAAGTTCGGGCAGATGGAGATGGACCGGCTGCGCTTCTTCCTCGATGGCGAAGCGACGCTGATGCTGCAGCTGTACGAGCTGCTGTTCAACAACCTGGCCAAGGCCACCCTGAGTTTCCTGGACGAAGGCCGCCCGCGTGAAGTCGCCTTGTCACGCGATGCCCTGAAGGCCGTGGGCTATGCCCGCGACGAGGGCCTGGTGGACTACTCCGAGCGCTCGTTCCTGGGCTATCGCCTGCTGCACGAGTACTTCACCTTCCCCGACAAGTTCATGTTCTTCGACCTCTCGGGGTTTGCCCGCATTCTGCAGGGCAAGGCCGTCGAGCAAGTGGAGATCAACTTCTACTTCAACGACTATGACCTCAGCGAGCGCCTGGCGCGGCTGACCCAGAACATCGGGCGCAACAACTTCAAGCTCAACTGCACGCCGATCATCAACCTGTTCCGCCAGCAGGCCGAGCCGATCAAGCTCACCCACACCCAGCACGAATACCCGGTGACCCCGGACATCCGCCTGCACAACGCCGCCGAAGTGGTGTCGATCGACCGCGTGCGCCGGGTGCGCAAGCTCGGCGGCATCGACCAGGTCGGCACCTGCCAGCCGTTCTTCGAACCGCGTGGCGAGCAGGACCCGCACAACAGCTTCTGGATCGCCCGCCGGCGCAACCAGGGCGACGCCACCGCCATGAGCATCCGCGTGGTCGACCGCGACCTGGAGCTGATCGACGGCAACAGCGACACCCTGAGCATCACCCTGACCTGCAGCAACCGGGACATCCCGCTGATGCTGCCGTTCGGTGGCGAGCGTGGCGACTTCAACATCCCGGCCAACTCGGTGATCACGGACATCCGCTGCCTGCGCAAGCCCACCGCCACGGTGCGCGTGCCGCTGGGCAAGGGCCTGATCTGGCGGTTGATCGCGCACCTGTCGCTCAACCACCTGTCGCTGGTCAGCCAGGGTCGCGAAGTGCTGCTGGAACTGCTGTCGCTGTACAACTACCGCAACGTGTCGGCCATCCGCAAACAGATCAACGGCATCAAGGCCATCAGCAGCGAGCCGACGGTCGCCCGGATCGGCCACCCGCGGCCGAACTTCGTGCGCGGCGTGGGCATCACCCTGACCTTCGACGAAAGCCAGTTCACCGGCAGCGGCGTGTACCTGTTCGGCATGGTGCTGGACCACTTCTTCGGCCAGTACTGCTCGATGAACAGCTTCACGCAATTGTCACTGCGCTCCCAACAACGAGAAAAGAGAGTCGTCCAATGGCCAGCACGTACTGGCGATCAGCCCCTGGTCTGA
- the tssE gene encoding type VI secretion system baseplate subunit TssE, protein MSNQARLLPSLLDRLLDDRPFQSAEPAVQRTCSLAEYKASIVRDLEVLVNTRQSLVAEALGGFSQLGGSILEYGMPDFISRSVLDPQDRRLIQQQLERAISTGDRRFRRVRVQLLAQQNGHRMLTFRVDAVLRLQDISRQVSFDAVLQVNTQEYKVQNLN, encoded by the coding sequence ATGAGTAACCAGGCCCGCCTGCTGCCATCGCTGCTCGACCGACTGCTGGACGACCGTCCGTTCCAGTCGGCCGAGCCTGCCGTGCAGCGCACCTGCTCGCTGGCCGAGTACAAGGCGAGCATCGTCCGCGACCTGGAGGTGCTGGTGAATACCCGCCAGTCCCTGGTCGCCGAAGCGCTCGGTGGCTTCAGCCAGCTCGGTGGTTCCATCCTTGAATACGGCATGCCCGACTTCATCAGCCGCAGCGTGCTCGACCCGCAGGATCGCCGGCTCATCCAGCAACAGCTGGAGCGGGCGATCAGTACCGGTGATCGGCGTTTTCGCCGGGTTCGCGTACAGCTGCTGGCCCAGCAGAACGGCCACCGCATGTTGACCTTCCGGGTAGACGCCGTGCTGCGTCTGCAGGACATCAGCCGCCAGGTGTCGTTCGACGCCGTGCTGCAGGTCAACACCCAGGAATACAAAGTGCAGAACCTCAACTGA
- the tssC gene encoding type VI secretion system contractile sheath large subunit gives MTDKQALPQQDTDLVEVENFAPQASLLDSIISQSRVARSDTERSRTRDLIGELVNQVLEGEMTPSKDLIAVLDARIAEIDSMLSEQMNEIMHAREFQQLEASWRGLKYQVDQTETSTTLKIHLLNASKKDLVRDLKAASEFDQSALFKKVYEEEYGTFGGAPFGMLIGDYEFNRNPEDMYLLEEISHVAAAAHAPFISAASPELFGWDSFTDMSGPRDLAKIFDTVEYAKWKSFRASEDSRYVGLTLPHVLGRLPYGPDTTPVEEFNFVESVDGRDHNKYLWMNAAYALGTRVTDAFSRYGWCVAIRGVEGGGLVEGLPTHTFKTDDGEIALKCPTEIAITDRREKELSDLGFIPLVHCKGTDYAAFFGTQSAQKQKQYNTDIANANARLSAQLQYIFATSRIAHYMKAIMRDKIGSFASRMDVERFLNQWLASYVLLDDTASQEAKAKFPLREARAEVFEVPGKPGVYKAVTYLRPHYQLDELTASLRLVAELPQGARG, from the coding sequence ATGACCGACAAACAAGCACTCCCTCAGCAGGACACCGACCTGGTCGAAGTGGAAAACTTCGCCCCGCAGGCCTCGCTGCTCGACAGCATCATCTCGCAAAGCCGCGTGGCCCGCTCCGACACCGAGCGCAGCCGCACCCGCGACCTGATCGGCGAACTGGTCAACCAGGTGCTCGAAGGCGAAATGACCCCGAGCAAGGACCTGATCGCCGTGCTCGACGCACGCATCGCCGAGATCGACTCGATGCTCTCCGAGCAGATGAACGAGATCATGCATGCCCGTGAGTTCCAGCAGCTGGAAGCTTCCTGGCGCGGCCTGAAGTACCAGGTCGACCAGACCGAGACCAGCACCACGCTGAAGATCCACCTGCTCAACGCCTCGAAGAAGGACCTGGTGCGCGACCTCAAGGCCGCCAGCGAATTCGACCAGAGCGCATTGTTCAAGAAGGTCTACGAAGAAGAGTACGGCACCTTCGGTGGCGCGCCGTTCGGCATGCTGATCGGTGACTACGAGTTCAACCGCAACCCCGAAGACATGTACCTGCTCGAAGAGATCTCGCACGTGGCCGCCGCGGCCCACGCGCCGTTCATCTCGGCCGCCTCGCCCGAGCTGTTCGGCTGGGACTCGTTCACCGACATGTCCGGCCCCCGTGACCTGGCGAAGATCTTCGACACCGTCGAGTACGCCAAGTGGAAGTCGTTCCGCGCCTCGGAAGACTCACGCTATGTCGGCCTGACCCTGCCCCACGTGCTCGGTCGCCTGCCGTACGGCCCGGATACCACCCCGGTGGAGGAATTCAACTTCGTCGAAAGCGTCGATGGCCGCGACCACAACAAGTACCTGTGGATGAACGCCGCCTACGCCCTGGGCACCCGCGTCACCGACGCGTTCTCGCGCTACGGCTGGTGCGTGGCGATCCGCGGCGTCGAGGGCGGTGGCCTGGTCGAAGGCCTGCCGACCCACACCTTCAAGACCGACGACGGCGAAATCGCCCTCAAGTGCCCGACCGAAATCGCCATCACCGACCGCCGCGAAAAAGAGCTGTCGGACCTGGGCTTCATCCCCCTGGTGCACTGCAAGGGCACCGACTACGCCGCGTTCTTCGGCACCCAGTCGGCGCAGAAGCAGAAGCAGTACAACACCGACATCGCCAACGCCAACGCACGCCTGTCGGCGCAACTGCAGTACATCTTCGCCACCTCGCGCATCGCCCACTACATGAAGGCGATCATGCGCGACAAGATCGGCAGCTTCGCCTCGCGCATGGATGTGGAGCGCTTCCTCAACCAGTGGCTGGCCAGCTACGTGCTGCTCGACGACACCGCAAGCCAAGAGGCCAAGGCCAAGTTCCCGCTGCGCGAAGCCCGCGCCGAGGTGTTCGAAGTGCCGGGCAAGCCTGGGGTGTACAAGGCCGTGACCTACCTGCGCCCGCACTACCAGCTCGACGAACTGACCGCCTCGCTGCGCCTGGTCGCCGAACTGCCACAAGGCGCCCGCGGCTGA
- the tssB gene encoding type VI secretion system contractile sheath small subunit, whose protein sequence is MAKKESTQHKLDRVRAPRVHITYDVDIGDAIEKKELPFVVGVLGDFSGNPLEPLPKLKDRKFVFIDRDNFNGVLKGIKPRLTYRVDNTLAKNGTQLGVELNFNSMEDFEPQNVVKQVEPLRKLLEVRNKLADLRNKMGGNDKLEELLMDVLQNTEKLKTLGKEFGREAAVPATDGNE, encoded by the coding sequence ATGGCGAAGAAGGAAAGCACCCAGCACAAACTCGACCGCGTTCGCGCGCCACGGGTCCACATCACCTACGACGTGGACATCGGCGATGCCATCGAGAAGAAGGAGTTGCCCTTCGTCGTCGGCGTGCTGGGCGATTTCTCCGGCAACCCGCTGGAGCCCTTGCCCAAGCTCAAGGACCGCAAGTTCGTGTTCATCGACCGCGACAACTTCAACGGCGTGCTCAAGGGCATCAAGCCGCGCCTGACCTACCGCGTCGACAACACCCTGGCCAAGAACGGCACCCAGCTGGGCGTCGAGCTGAACTTCAACAGCATGGAAGACTTCGAGCCGCAGAACGTGGTCAAGCAGGTCGAGCCGCTGCGCAAGCTGCTGGAAGTACGCAACAAGCTGGCCGACCTGCGCAACAAGATGGGCGGCAACGACAAGCTCGAAGAGCTGCTGATGGACGTGCTGCAGAACACCGAGAAGCTGAAAACCCTGGGCAAGGAATTCGGTCGCGAGGCCGCCGTCCCCGCCACCGACGGCAACGAGTAA
- a CDS encoding DUF6966 domain-containing protein translates to MTTPALKFNDTFTSREYRFSLGYEASSNRRYLSIPVSNGRVDYEEYYAIEDDRFEAWLREPSAAVPMVVRCRRREMDPALMMQPGADRGSADGRLSLAEVGVVLGRIAQLLRHGGCSDWADAIERCRSRLSSDREPVRDGIRGMHGGMGSISDQVLYRDGALLVEATDELHELLGWVYEWGA, encoded by the coding sequence ATGACGACCCCTGCCCTCAAATTCAACGACACCTTCACCAGCCGTGAATACCGCTTTTCGCTGGGGTACGAGGCAAGCTCGAACCGCCGCTATCTCTCGATTCCGGTCAGCAACGGGCGGGTGGATTACGAGGAGTACTACGCCATCGAGGATGATCGATTCGAGGCCTGGTTGCGCGAGCCTTCGGCTGCGGTGCCAATGGTGGTCCGGTGTCGGCGCCGGGAGATGGACCCTGCGCTGATGATGCAGCCGGGGGCCGATCGCGGGAGCGCGGATGGTCGTTTGAGCCTGGCCGAGGTCGGGGTGGTTCTGGGGCGCATTGCCCAGCTGCTGCGTCATGGCGGGTGCTCGGATTGGGCCGATGCGATCGAGCGCTGTCGCTCGCGGTTGTCGAGTGACCGCGAGCCGGTACGCGATGGGATCCGTGGGATGCATGGCGGCATGGGTTCGATCAGTGACCAGGTGCTGTACCGCGATGGGGCACTGCTGGTGGAGGCCACTGACGAGCTGCATGAGCTGTTGGGGTGGGTGTATGAATGGGGCGCTTGA